The genomic interval TGTcaacagaaaaatatgaaaaatgtcaGAAAATCATTGCTTGGATGAAACTATAAATTGTCCAACATAGTTCCAGGTAATGGAGGTGATGCACAGGAACATGCCAGATATCATTCTCCTAGTGACTTTTTGCATAATCCTGTGCTCCTGGGGAATCTGAATTTAGAGATGCTACTTCAGCACGTGGGTTTTGTTATGTGATAAGAGAATGTAGTCACTTTGcaagctttctttctctcacccattttgtcttcctctaatccaagagttaaccagctTTCTTAATATTTAATCCTTCTTAATCCCTTTTTCCAGTATACTTTGGAATGTCCTGCCCACTTctgtattctctcttttctatgacTTGTGctattttaagagggaggttccaAAACAATTAGCTGCCAATTTGGATGATGTATTTGGTCATTgtctgtggtctctctctctctctctctctctctctctctctctctctctctctctctctctctctctctctctctctctctccctcctccctccctccctccctccctccctccctccctccctccctcctatactTGTGCCCATTACACATAAAAAGAGATGAGCTCAGTGAACACCTGTATTGTATTGATAACCATTTTTCCTGCAGCCATGGAGGCATACAAAGGGATAAGAACACATATGCGAAGGATCAACTATGATTTGGTGGTGCTGCGGAATCGCCTAGTGGAACTCAAAAAACGTGCAAATCTGCTTTGCTCAGAGGCCCTGCAACATCAGCTGAACTTCATGTTGGACAGTGTTGAtcagaggtgaggaggaagtctatatgttatttatctttatttgtgaGTGAAATTCTGCACATTTACATGGATCAGCCTTGGTTGCTTGATGATAAGCCactgaggatttttttttatctatattaatctatttctattctatttatttatctatttatttatctattttatttatttatatatgttttttgtgGTATGGGAGTGTAACACAAGGACTCACACAACCACTCCACATTTATATACTTCCTAAACACCAGCTTAGTGCACTATGGACTTATGTCAAATCAAGTGAGCAGGTTATATTTTTCTGAACAGCATTGGGTCTGTGCCTCACTGCCTCCTGAATTAGATCAAGTCAACTCAAAGGAAATATGTTCTTTAGATATGAGGTCTGTAAGAATTGTTAGGTCCCAAGTTAATTTTTGAGACATTGCATTTTTTATCAATACATTTTAATGGCATGCAGATGGACTTGTACTTCACCTCACTCAGGAATGCATGCTAACTTTATTCTTTGCCATGAATGAGCAAATATGAAATGATGCAACAGATCTAAATAAATAGCTGAGAATTACTTTATTTCACAGTTAATGCATTTTTGCAGGATCCTTGGTCACAATCCACTGTTAGACATAGGCTTTGGAGAAAGATATCTGGATTTGATGAATAAGAAGTCAGAGGTGCAGCAGAAAGTTAGTTTGAGTGGATTATCTGAAGTGAAAGTGAGTGTGAAGAGAGTGGTGGGCCTCCTTGATGAGCCTGAGCCTCTGTCTTCCCCAAAGCGACGCAAAGTGGAGAATGACACGTCAGAAGACATTCAGATAGAGAAGGGAGTGTTCAAGCTTTATAAAACAGATGGTACCATTGGAGATGTTGCCTATGCCACTACATTTCTTGTGAAGAACAAGGTTTGTATGTAGCTCTAGAAAGATGTGGAAGCTCTTATCATGT from Portunus trituberculatus isolate SZX2019 chromosome 47, ASM1759143v1, whole genome shotgun sequence carries:
- the LOC123498075 gene encoding uncharacterized protein LOC123498075 translates to MEAYKGIRTHMRRINYDLVVLRNRLVELKKRANLLCSEALQHQLNFMLDSVDQRILGHNPLLDIGFGERYLDLMNKKSEVQQKVSLSGLSEVKVSVKRVVGLLDEPEPLSSPKRRKVENDTSEDIQIEKGVFKLYKTDGTIGDVAYATTFLVKNKLGDEGEKIEEMTDLSLGTQSTVVKRMLTPERLSSHETVYCFTADLYYYKMLHDKRGEALDHLESEMPGVEVVRGTEPVVLQLLSHGQHQVEVQWDLIWHDLNSRFKYKISVECSEEVVTRYSTADVYPYLSKRKKLQTVEDVTSFAEAFLNL